Proteins found in one Aethina tumida isolate Nest 87 chromosome 1, icAetTumi1.1, whole genome shotgun sequence genomic segment:
- the LOC126266516 gene encoding uncharacterized protein LOC126266516 — MAYYNPIEHLPQQELSNATSEIDDTHPDIPQFPSLCVYTNCNKMAVSHFYNILTHCMGYTWPECTGLFRLPPVFNANTNDMTLEDVGITDGFRIEIRILRSANEVEQAPQRVEPDQVPEVQPTTTQASEQQPALAAKPKKTPKNNSQSAPLRRSKRIRMKERVNYAEYDDNDF, encoded by the exons ATGGCATATTACAATCCAATAGAACATCTTCCACAGCAGGAATTGAGTAATGCCACTTCTGAAATTGACGACACCCATCCAGACATTCCACAATTTCCATCACTTTGTGTGTACACCAATTGCAACAAAATGGCCGTGtctcatttttataacatCTTAACTCATTGTATGGGATACACTTGGCCGGAATGCACTGGATTATTCCGTTTACCTCCTGTTTTCAATGCTAACACGAATGATATGACATTAGAAGATGTTGGAATTACTGACGGATTCCGTATAGAAATACGTATTCTGAGATCTGCAAATGAAGTTGAGCAGGCACCCCAAAGAGTGGAGCCAGATCAAGTACCCGAAGTTCAGCCGACAACCACACAGGCTTCAG AGCAGCAGCCGGCACTTGCAGCTAAACCAAAGAAAACACCAAAGAACAATTCCCAATCAGCTCCATTAAGAAGAAGCAAGCGTATCCGTATGAAGGAAAGGGTAAATTATGCCGAGtatgatgataatgatttttaa